The following DNA comes from Capsicum annuum cultivar UCD-10X-F1 chromosome 7, UCD10Xv1.1, whole genome shotgun sequence.
CCTCTGTTAAGGCGACACGTCAACCAATGATGAATTGCAGGCCAATCATTTTAGAGGTCCAAATCAGCTCATAAAAACAAAGCTTGTATATCAACATGTGGGATATTCCAACTAATTTAAACAATATAAGGTTTCACTCCCAAAGTAGTAATCAAAAGTCCAAGTGAGGGCATGAACAAAAAAGCATAATGGAACAATTAAACATGACAATTTTAGCAACAACTAAAAGGAGGCACAAAAATGAATAGTACCATTTTTCTCTATACATTCGTCGTGAATCTTACAGCAGGCATCTAGATCGTCACAAGGTTTCTCCCCGGGACATCCACTCCACCCTACTCCGCAATATTTCCCGTATCTAATTCCAAGTGCtattcaaatttaataaaaagaaaaagtaaattaACTACCTCATGtgtaaaaagaaatttaaatgaGGAAAATGCTGAAACAGAAGACGTACAGTGACAGTTCTCTGCCACACATGTTTTGCTACATCGAACCTGAGAATTGTTGGTGGATTCAGCAACgggaaagaagaaaagagagactAATGTGGTAAGGATGAAAGATGATGAGGCGACACGTTTCCCGATGGGAGAATTGTCGCCTTGTTGCATTctgatatttatttaattataattataattaaagaaaaatatgtaacGGCAAGCGTCAATTAGAGAGTTACAGGCTTATGCTGCTCTCTCCTTTGTTTTTCTGGTCTCTCTTGAGCGCAGAGCTATTCCAGAATATTCAACCTATTGACGCAGGGACCAATTTTATTCCACCTTCCACGGTCTCGTTGGAAACAAATCAACAATCCTTTAGTTAGGTTGTGCGTTTCGTATTCGCTTAGTTTCGATTCGGTTTGATTCGATTTCGATAATTGAAAATAGATattatatatcatatttttaaattttaattcgaTAATTCAGTAATTGATAAATTAAACTTCAGATCGATATGGTATTTGGTAAtatcatattaaagttggagCTGTATAAActacgtttaaacttcaaaaagTATATTTCATAGAAGTTGTATTTCTTACGACTATATTACCAAGGTCCAAGAAATTCTTTGGGATATTGAGTCAGTTAGACGTATTTAGGGCTGGGCATTCGGCTTGTTCAGTTTGATAGTTTAATATCGGTTTGGTTTTTCAATTTTcgaattgacaaaaatgacaaccgtaaccaaaccgaaataaattcggttcggttcgatttctACAAATTCGATTcggttatttcaaatttttatttcggttttgaagattaaagtagtgaacctctctttgttatgactagacatttaaaattaataatttttttttaaaaaattcaaacctatttttcattcccagatataaataactcaacatggatgaaattaaatgatataaccataagttttaacataatatataacttcaTTATGCATAAGTTTGCATAGACAGTCGGAACTCGGAAGAGTGGTCACTGCCGAAAAGATCACAGTCGGCACTGCGGGCTGCAGCCCACAATGGTCGTCTGGTCGCCGGCGGTCTATGGTTTCATCGATTGTTCGACTATTGGACTGATGTATGTGGCGTGCTATTACTTATTAGTTATTAGGGCTgctattgtatatttatattatattattatatattaaatattatatatatatatatataaaaaataatatatatattattaattatttatagaatttcgGTTAATAAGTTTgtccaaattatttttttgaaaaactaaaaaccaaaccatttaacctaatttcaaaaattaaaaatcgaaacCGATCCGTAAAATCGAAAAACAAAATcgaaattaaaattttggtttggtttttgattttttttggtttaaatcaaaatatgcccagccctaGACATattgtgtgatatatatatatatatatatatatatataaattcgatattcaaaaaatcaaatttttttattagatAATTTGATTTTCGGTATCTTATGACCAACCCTAGATCTAGTTGATTCAAAGTTATAtaacttttatgttttaaaaaaataattttaataataaaaaaagaaaataattggaGTTACTTAATCATGGTGGAACAGTTTACTGGACCCTTGTATTCTTGTCCTTTCTACTTAACCTTTTTTCCAATTGAATCCTTAAACCCCATCAAAATAAGATTTTTAAAACTCTCTGACCATTGGCCGAACTTAGATGACATTTATTTTGCTGATTCTAATCCAAAGTGTGGTATCATACTTTTAAAGGCGAGTGGATTCAATAAATTTccttaaaagatattaaattcagaaaacaaaattaaataataataataataaaaaaaacaaaaatttccaACCCCTATGCTCTTCCACGACATTTTTGTCCTATCCATCAAACCTTCGTAGATGGATTTGGTCGAAAGATGGGAAGAAAATTATAACAAATAAGGACAATAATTACCGAAAAACACAGAAAGCATGGCAACAAACAAGATTAGAGAAAAACATTAACAATGTTAAAATATCACAAAGCAATTTTGTTGGAGTTCCAACGGGTTATCGGGGAAGTAAAAATAAGAAGGAAGAATCGGGAGAAGTCGCTTTAACAATGATTAGCTCTGAAGCAGTGCTTTCATAGCAATATCAGACAATAACAATCAGATCTGGACAGatttgagaaataataatacAACGGTCTACAGatttgagaaataataatacAACGGTAACGTTAGAGTTGCATTTTTCAGTGAGAGAAACTCAAGAAAAGAAAGAGGGGCAGCGGATTGGGGATTGTTAGTGGGTTGTCAGACTATGATAGATCTTTTGCTGGATAAGGCAAAACATAGAAATGGAGATGGTATGGTTGTGGGAGGTGGAGAAGGTGAAAGAATtgtaactttattttaaaaaataaatataaattattattttcttatttaatatttttggttAATAATTAAAAGATAgtcaataaagatgatgatgacaTAACACTAATTTATGTAACGTGGACGTGACATGTCATTTATGTAAGGGCGAGTGAGCTACAGAGACAATTAGATGTGTTaggggtcaactttttgaaacACCCTaatttctagaccttagaaaatttcctcgATTTCTGATTTCTGGGCAAGATATAACTTAGGGAATGAGTCGTACACTTgggtacgggtggtatggtccagtcgtatgctgaccaatgtTGGTTGATGGGATGGATGTAATTACTAGAATAGGTACGATttgggtggtacgagtcatatcggTGGATACAGGTTGTTTGGTTTCTTCATTTAACCTTAGACTTGataacttaggttggatctgagtataacTGGCTCATCATGAGCCGTAAgtcagggtacgagtcgtacccaggactcgtgTGGTGGTCAGTATTCAAACTTTTTGAAATTCTATTCTTTCAAGGGTACGGTTTATAGGTACCAGTCATATACTTGGATATGACTTGGGTTTGGGTGTGTTGTGCCTTGGATAGAGTTGAATCCAAGGGGAAAGCCTAGGGTACCAGaggtgggtaccaatcgtacagaatgggtacgactcgtaagagtCAGTCATACCCTATAACGGGAATtaaatgcagtttaagtgagggcaatctggacattttctcacttatcctaataaggctcCACGGCTTATATTCCAattaggaggttattttccctactatactattcttaaacacttagaaacactcttaaatcctctttaGAGTTTTGGGCaaatgaagctagggttttatcgtAAGgtgtaaattggggcttgtcttggtgatttctctatatcatcatcttggtttaaggtatgttcttttccctcattgttagttccaactaaaggcatgagttttatacaatgttttcatcatttgaatgttgtatgattttgggttttcaaatatgatttgagggttttggttataaatgcttggttatggtttttccatgttttaattatgcttttatatgctttaatggtgtttttggataattggttgcatgggaattgtTATTTGGTAATGAACTTTGGTTTTGGCAATACTAtgtccccaatatgtttgataaaatgcttataacaATGCTTTCACTATTATATTGATTTTTCAACGGaacttatgcatgatttaaacttggtaatggaaccccaaatgatatgaatagtttaaatggctttggaatggtttggcttaataaacatacttgtgggttacatgagaattccctaagttaattggataatatgatctatgggtaccTGGGAATCCTTcgatctcaaaaaggtttggctaaggacaatacttgcaagttatagttggtatgacgataccactattaatggccttggttaataataaataaaagatggtttggttgtttggtaatggttttaattgggcttaaagagggtgtgtagcaaagccgtagatggtggaggtcccgggggggatcaaaactagaaacttatatttgctgatgtgaggtttggtcctagttaccgtatgcatgatgtcacactttatattttgggggatgtactagtcatcccaggttcttTTCTCTGGCCATGCGGCTTCACACACTGGagctctttcagcagggggagatgaacccatatagctcgtgagAGGTTTTAGGATGGTAAAGCTACATAACcctggtaaaggttttaatggcatgctaaattCGGTTCCCTTTCCtggaatggttatatatatgtatggtttgtgtgcatatggatggtctTAAGTGGTTTtcttaaatgacattattttatccttatcctgagttcatgctaccgttcacccgctaacctatcttcgAGCAGCGGTAAccctacgcgatgcaggaatcgatcattctactttttcttcttagaATTCGAATATTTGGAGCTCagctttggattgaagtggtgagcttctatctttctggaagactccatttcatggatgttatttcataccttgattcatttatggatattggttttggctatggttgaaggcatatcccaactggatttttgtattcttttagttagaggcttttgtggaactactatgggttggaatgggcgggataggtattagtgtcagccttagcattggtattggtattggggctgatatcgattgacgatattattggttgttctatcctcttttattttgggattatatatatataattattatgaaactCGTGTGGTCATGGTTTGGATAATGGTTCGGTTGGTTTTGGTTGGGCTGGGTATGGTTGGACGGTTGGTATGGACGGTCCGACTCGATTAGGTCGGTCCtagtaatagacctatcccagagtctgtaATTTGGATAGTTAGCTagcttgttatatgttcaaaattcagccaactcaggggaAATGgttggaggttaggttgggtaacgggAGTGGTCTCCGATCTTGGtcggacttgggacgcccattatgacaaggaccCAGGTCAGGTCGTgttaagttggtattagagctttatgttcatggtcaattgggagtctacaaagccgtgtctagtagattctcttttagaggtgtgtagtgcgccacactcataagagagaggctatggggcatttaggaatgttttactttcttggtattctattttcaagcttggagtctaagtcctggaatcttctctaatccttagttgttcatttttcagatcatgtctcGACGATCTAAAACACAACGAAATCCTTATGTCCCatctggggatgatgttgatggggtacGCCCTACACCTGGAGTTCGCACTCGATCTCAAggtcctatccctgattgttTTGGAGTTCTCCTGGTTGCTgctagtcctcctcagggtgaggtgaATAATGCAGAATTTCTctagtctattcatactattacTGAGTTGGTTGTTGCTCAGGTTGAGCGGGATGCGTCTGGTGGTTGtctgttgaggccacaagggttggccagtttatgaaactgaatcctcttacttttactggtgtgaaggtgaaggaggatcctcaaggtttcttggatgaaatggaaaagatattcagggtgatgcaggccacaaatgtggaaggtgtaaattttgcagcttatcagctcaagtatattgcgtaccaatggtacagggagtgggatagggatagaggtgatgtggaggagttgtccttatgggatgctttttctaatgcttttctggatcatttctttcctcaagcgttgagggaagcgaagatggaggagtttgtgaatctcaagtaacgtaaaatatttgtcaaggaatatgccttgaagtttcattagctgtcaaggtatgctcctgatttggtggctaaTATGAGGGAgagaataagaaagttcacttctgagCTATCTCGAGACTTGATCCTTGAAATCACGACTACTTTTCTGAtcaaagatatggacattttgagGTTGGTTGTCCACATGCAGCAGGTGgaagatgaaaagagaaaaaaagcgCAGTTTGGGGAAAGAATGGGTAAGAGGAGTAGTTTCTCTAAGCAAAGTGGTTCTCAACAGCAGGGTGGTCGGGATGGAGGTAAATGTCCGAAGAAAAAGTGGGGaagttctagttccttctctactgctagcgCTCCTTACCCGAGGCTGTCGGGTGATAGGTGTCCGCAgagtggtgataatttttgggcataggGTGCTCCTTGTCGGTTTTGTGGTCGTCTTCATCGAGGCTATTGTGACGAAGGCagggacaagtgttttaaatgtggccAGCCAGGATATATGCTCAAGAATTATTCATTGGTAAGGGAGCTTCGGGAGCGGGCAAAGCtctggttgcttcatcttctgctcctgcgcCTAGTGGTGCGGCTTCGGTGTCTGCTCCTTCTTTTGGTAATAGCACAGGCCGAAATAGGTTGTATTCATTTGTATCAGGATTCtaaggcatcacttgatgtcattactggtacgttacaactcttttttcGTGACgtgtattgtctacttgatccgggtttcactctttcttatgtgaccccattcgTTGTTGCATGTATTgtttttgatcctgaggttgttttgaaccctttttttgtttctaccccggtaggtgactcagttatttctaaaagagtctataaggggtgtatggtatctgttgTTAGCAAGcaaaccttggtagatctgtttgagttggatatggtggattttgacgttattctggggatggattggttacactcttgttacgcatTCTTGGATTGTCGTactcgtaaggttgtctttaggttccctggtgaaccagttatagagtgggagggtggttccctagctcctagggggaggtttttttcttatcttagagctcggagattaatctccaaagatTATCTTTATGacttggtccgagttaaagattatAACTCAAGAGGTCCTTCTTTTCATTCTGTTCcgatagtaaatgagtttcctgagatctttttggatgatcttcctagtgttcctccagataggaaaatagagtttggtattgatttggtttcagacactcgtccaatatctattcctccttaagAATGGCTTTGgttgagttgaggaaactcaaggagcaacttaaggatcttctgaataaggggtttattcatcctagtgtatccctatggggtACACCTGTGTTGTTtttgtgcaagaaggatggttctctttggatgtgcgttgactatcggtagttgaataaggtgatggtcaagaacaaatatcctcttccaaggatagatgacctggttgatcagttgcaaggtgccaagttcttttctaagataaatctttggtctgggtatcaccaccttaagattagggaggaggatatccctaagacaacttttcatactcgatatgggcactttgaattcctggtaatgtcatttggtttgactaatgtcccgatgatatttatggatttgatgaacaaggtttttcaggcagttcttggatcaCTTTCTCATTGTGTTTACTGAtaacattctggtttattccaaaagtgaggtggattattctaatcacctccatgtggtattgcagaccttgaaggaacaacagttgtatgccaagttctccaagtgtgagttttggttgaacactgtgacttttcttggtcatattatttctagcgaagggatcatggtggaccctcaaaaggtggcagtggttaaaagtggcctagacccatgattccaaccgatattcaaagcttcttgggtttggctagttattatcggtggtttgtggaaagcttttcggCGATAGCTGCTTCTTTGACCAATTGACTCAAAGGGGAAGTTTTCTTCGTCAGacgcttgtgaggggagttttgagaagttgaaagataagctaacttcgactCCGATTTTGACCTTGCTTGAgggcaatgaggggtttgtggtttattgtgatacatctagggtgggacttggttgtgtcttGTGTAGTACCCCGTAAAAGTCTAAGATTATTTCAGCTCACGATTGCATATTAAAGGGGTCCTATACTtagaaatttcaccaagtgtttGGACTTAGTCATTTTTGAGGCCCCCTAgacttcaatgattttatttttgacctttccgacCTCGGAACGTCGatttctaagttgattcatgattgaggTAGTTAAaagtacatctcaggtgagttttaaaattttcagacGAGCGTCAGGGCATGTTTGGAGTAGCAAAACAGTGAGGGCACCGGGATAGGCCCACAACGTGGGGCTTAGCCCGCCGGACTGGATCCCGTGGCGCAGGGCTTAGCCCACTGCTCTAGAGTTTGTGGCGTGGGGCTTAGTCCGCTGGTCTAGAGCTCCCAGCGCGCCCTTCCTTTTTTGTCCAGCTTTTGTTCCTCATCAGTTAAGGGCTTTTGGGTCAATTCCCTCACCCAAACTCgtccataacacgaaatttaggtccccaaggagcattatttgcatctttattcataaaatctctcaagaaaaccatcttctacctcaagaacaaaccctaacccattctcaaggaattaaggaattcaagcttcaaaccttAATAAATTCCTAATAATCTTTACGAATTCATCTagtaaggtatgtgtgatgttcatccatgggttctttttacccgtggagtccaagaatccctttttggtttcaaattatgattttgtcatgtttaggttgaaatatctctatgaatctcTTTTTAATTCAATTGCAAGTTATGTTTATAAGCATTTTTCAAGTgggatgagccattacatgttttaaatgttgtaatcttcgagttaaatccctaagttatgatattaGTCTTATAATCTTGTTATTCTCGCATGCTTTacctattcccatgcttaagttcatgactctcatgtgtttgatgaaatgccgaatgttgggttttgaacaatgattccttactatggttttaaagcttttatatggcattattgttaattccattcagtgctagtgggttataaacacctgatacctatgtatTTTACATGAATTCAGCTTTTTAAGTACtcagacagttaatccatgactcttatcagtatacttactTGTTTATAATCATGATGGGCAttatcagttatgtaataatgttcagTCTATTCTAGTATCAatttcagttcagttgggagtaggatttagcactgagcgaactcagggatgagggctcacctgacagtagagggtgtgacacTTAGTAGCAATCCCCGAGTCCCAGAAtcacgtagccaacataggttagagatgtctacctgccagttgagggttgacaaagtatttacctgctagttgagggtggcACATATCTCAtagagcacctgccagttaaggatgactccttagtccttcgggacaccagtttagtggatccacgcagccaatgttagtacttgtggcatggtactgacacccttacaactggggttataggttagaccccaattgactcagattggggcatgtcggttagatgatacctcccacagtctcagtatagtattcagtataTTTTTAGTTCAGGtctgcttgaccaagtgtatagactttcagttattcagttatacagtttaaAGTCCTTcagattttaggctcatttcaatttatagatttatgcttggtctaATTCTCAAatgttacagttttcatgcattcatgtttagttcTCTCATACTAtccagttagtccttatttcatatgcaaagtaccccatgtatatcagcctaacctaatggcatataccagtatattcaaagtactaaccacatactcttttttgtgctatgatatcttatatcataggttcagatgtacaaTTTCCTGACCGCAGTTAGATAACTCAACATAATCCAACAGccatagtggtgagtcttcatccatcgaggatatgttatgtttatttagttatttcactattttatttctttcagCCAGTCGAAGTTAATTAGGGGTCTGTCCCATCtgctcctcagtcagtttagaggattttagacgttcagacagtcagtcagtcACTTTTCAATTTTATCAAGATTTTTAAACTTATGATTGATTTAgtatattagtattcagatttatatttCCTTGTCAGTTCATCTTCCGCACAGGTGTTGTGTTcatatttattcagtgctcacagcaggtaccagttcatgggttagcttgttgtcacttgtgaccataagcaccgttgttATAACTAGGGTGTAGCCTTGGGCTGTgacaaaacttagtattagagcacaTAGTTTTAAAGTgccctagggagtctgaaagccgtgttgagtagagtcttgtgaatgggtgtGAAATGCtccacttatggacaagaggctacaagacgttttaggaattttttccttctttcagtattcatgtcgtgtagAAGAGCATAAGCTGTACTTAAGCTCTATTTATAACTCATCCTTC
Coding sequences within:
- the LOC107877982 gene encoding probable phospholipase A2 homolog 1, encoding MQQGDNSPIGKRVASSSFILTTLVSLFFFPVAESTNNSQVRCSKTCVAENCHSLGIRYGKYCGVGWSGCPGEKPCDDLDACCKIHDECIEKNGMTNVKCHEKFKRCIKKVQKSGKAGFARDCPYDVAVPTMVQGMDMAIMFSQLGNSKLEL